Within the Candidatus Latescibacterota bacterium genome, the region TCCCAGTGAGCTGATGACAGACAGATTATATTTCTTCCCTGCAGATTCATTTTCTTTTCTCCAGAATCGTTCATCTCTCTATTATCTCTCTCAGCAAGCCTTCGATCCCGTCCAACATCTTCTCCTGGCTGTATCCGGAAATTATCCTGTCCCTGGCATTTGTTCCCATCCTGGCTGCCAGGGAAGAATCCTCAAGTATCCTCAGGGCTGCCTGTACAAATCCACTGACATCGCGTGGCTTGACAAGAATACCATCGATTCCGCTCCTGACAAGTTCTGACGTCCCCCCGATATCTGACGAGAGAACCGGCTTTCCGCATGACATGCCTTCCAGAAGAGACAGGCTCAGCCCTTCTATTGCAGTTGTAGGCAAAGCCAAAAGGTCGCAACTATTGTAATAAGCGTACGTCTCCTCAGACGAAACGACACCGGCGAATATGACACAGTCATCCAGACCCCTCTCCGCTGATAACCGCCTCAATCTTTTTCCATCCGGCCCATCGCCTACGATCATCAGCTTCACACCATCCAACTTCTCGCGTATCCTCGCCAGAGCCTCGATCATATGACCGATCCCCTTATCCTTGTGAAGCCTTCCGATACAGGCGATAAGTGGCGCATCCAGGGATATACCTGATTTCTGCCTGACCCTCTCTCCTGCTTCAACATCCGGGCGGTACATATCGATATCGACCCCGTTCGGAATTATCCTTAACATGTTATCCGCAACATCAAGTTCACTCTTGATGTCCGCGGCTATCTGCCTGCTGACCGTCCCGACAAGATCGACATGCCTGAGAAACTTCTTCATGCGCCTGTGATATACAAGGCTTCTGCCCATTCGCATGAGGTCCCATGGGGAAAAAAGACTCTTTAAACCATGCTGTCTGAATTCCCTCATCGGCGTTCCATGAGCGATGAAGAGTACCGGAACACTGACTTTCTCACGGCCCTTTTTTTCAATATAACCGAAGGCTCCAGAACTTTCACTGAACACGACATCGAATGGATCGACTCTATGCAGTGCGAAGAATTTCTCTGAACTGCGCTTCCAGTAGCCGAACTCATACCTTCCAGGAATCGTACCGGAAAGAAAATGCATCGAGATGTTCTCTTCATTCCTTTTCTCTGTACGGCCGGGGCAGGCAGTCGTCAGTACGGTCACCTTGTGCCCTCTGGCCGCAAGTCCCCTGATGACGACCTGGAAATGCCTCTCCATGCCCCCTATCCCGTGATCCGGGAGTGCTCTGCCAAAGGCGCATATCTTCATTGGTTCCTTTCGGGGCAACCGGCCGGCATCCCGCTCTGAAGGGTGGTACCATTCCCGGAAACAATCGCTTCACGCGATATTATCCTTTCAACAGCCAGAGAGAGTCCCACGGAGATCCATAAAAGCATTATGATCTCCGAATCCCCGAAATTCCATTCGAACAGACCATTGATCTGAAATCCTGTCATTACGCCGGCACTCCCCAGCGCGATACCTCTGAGCAACCAGTCGCTCTGCGCCACATTCAATGCGGTCCTGATCTGTGAAATAAAGATCCAGCCGAACATCGACAGGAAAAGAACAAGTCCAGGAATACCCATGATCGCTCCGATCATGATCATATTGTTATGCAGATGCCCGTGTACCTGTTGTGCCTCATCCGACTTGTATTCCCCGTAAAGACGGGACAGATCCATATCACCGACTCCTGTAACCGGGTGGTCACTGATCATCTCGATACCGGCCTTCCACATATATGTCCGCTCGATATTACTGGAAT harbors:
- a CDS encoding glycosyltransferase family 4 protein; protein product: MKICAFGRALPDHGIGGMERHFQVVIRGLAARGHKVTVLTTACPGRTEKRNEENISMHFLSGTIPGRYEFGYWKRSSEKFFALHRVDPFDVVFSESSGAFGYIEKKGREKVSVPVLFIAHGTPMREFRQHGLKSLFSPWDLMRMGRSLVYHRRMKKFLRHVDLVGTVSRQIAADIKSELDVADNMLRIIPNGVDIDMYRPDVEAGERVRQKSGISLDAPLIACIGRLHKDKGIGHMIEALARIREKLDGVKLMIVGDGPDGKRLRRLSAERGLDDCVIFAGVVSSEETYAYYNSCDLLALPTTAIEGLSLSLLEGMSCGKPVLSSDIGGTSELVRSGIDGILVKPRDVSGFVQAALRILEDSSLAARMGTNARDRIISGYSQEKMLDGIEGLLREIIER